One Methylobacterium sp. AMS5 genomic region harbors:
- a CDS encoding replication-associated recombination protein A produces MSDLFVSASLETGAPRPLADRLRPRRLAEVVGQEHLTGPDGALTRLLASRSLGSLVFWGPPGTGKTTVARLLAHETALHFEQISAIFSGIADLRKVFEAARKRRATGQGTLLFVDEIHRFNRAQLDAFLPVMEDGTVTLVGATTENPSFELNAALLSRARVLLFRALDAPALARLLARAEEMDGQPLPLDEEARAALIRMADGDGRAALTLAEEVWRSARPGEILDAETLQTLVQRRAPIYDKAQEGHYNLISALHKTVRGSDPDAALYYLCRMLDAGEDRLFIARRLVRMAVEDIGLADPQALVVANAAKDAFDFLGSPEGELALAQVTVYLACAPKSNAVYTAYKAATRVAKAAGSLAPPRTILNAPTGLMRRIGYGEGYRYDHDEPDAFSGQDYWPEALGRQHFYEPTDRGMETRYRERLAYWERLRQERRGDD; encoded by the coding sequence ATGTCCGACCTGTTCGTTTCCGCCAGTCTTGAGACGGGTGCGCCCCGGCCGCTCGCGGATCGTCTGCGCCCGCGCCGCCTCGCCGAGGTCGTGGGGCAGGAGCATCTCACCGGGCCGGACGGGGCGCTGACGCGTCTGCTCGCCTCGCGCAGCCTCGGCTCGCTCGTGTTCTGGGGGCCACCCGGCACCGGCAAGACCACCGTGGCCCGGCTCCTCGCGCACGAGACCGCCCTGCATTTCGAGCAGATCTCGGCGATCTTCTCCGGCATCGCCGATCTGCGAAAGGTGTTCGAGGCAGCACGCAAGCGGCGTGCGACGGGCCAGGGCACCCTCCTGTTCGTCGATGAGATCCATCGCTTCAACCGCGCACAGCTCGATGCCTTCCTGCCGGTGATGGAGGATGGGACCGTCACGCTCGTCGGCGCGACGACGGAGAACCCGTCCTTCGAACTGAATGCCGCCTTGTTGTCGCGCGCGCGGGTGCTGCTGTTTCGTGCATTGGACGCGCCCGCGCTCGCCCGGCTGCTGGCCCGGGCCGAGGAGATGGACGGCCAGCCGCTGCCCCTCGATGAGGAGGCGCGCGCGGCGCTGATCCGCATGGCGGACGGCGATGGGCGCGCCGCGCTGACGCTGGCGGAAGAGGTGTGGCGCTCGGCTCGACCTGGCGAGATCCTCGACGCGGAGACGCTTCAGACCCTCGTGCAGCGCCGGGCTCCGATCTACGACAAGGCGCAGGAGGGGCACTACAACCTCATCTCCGCGCTGCATAAGACGGTACGCGGATCGGATCCCGACGCGGCACTGTACTATCTCTGCCGCATGCTGGATGCGGGCGAGGACCGATTGTTCATCGCCCGGCGCCTCGTGCGGATGGCGGTGGAGGATATCGGATTGGCCGACCCGCAGGCCCTGGTCGTGGCGAACGCGGCCAAGGACGCCTTCGACTTCCTCGGCTCGCCCGAGGGCGAACTCGCGCTGGCGCAGGTCACCGTCTATCTCGCCTGCGCACCGAAATCGAACGCGGTCTACACGGCCTACAAGGCGGCCACGCGGGTGGCGAAGGCTGCCGGCTCGCTCGCGCCGCCGCGCACCATCCTCAACGCCCCCACTGGGCTGATGCGGCGGATTGGTTACGGTGAGGGTTACCGCTACGATCATGACGAGCCCGACGCCTTCTCGGGCCAGGATTATTGGCCGGAAGCGCTCGGGCGCCAGCACTTCTACGAGCCGACCGACCGGGGCATGGAAACCCGCTACCGGGAGCGGCTGGCCTACTGGGAACGGCTGCGGCAGGAGCGCCGCGGCGACGATTGA
- a CDS encoding carboxypeptidase M32 has product MQAYATLTATFARLGALEDASGILGWDTQTQMPDGASDTRGEQLAVLSVLAHEILTDPRNAERFDAAEAEGRLGEWERANLREMRRAYAHAAAVPGDLVEAASKAATRCEMVWREARRDSDFARLRPHLEEVLRLRRRVGEAKGAALGLAPYDALLDGYDPGMRRARIDPIFAELRAVLPDLVVAVRERQAAGAPPLPLPGPFPVAVQREIGLRLMRAAGFDFARGRLDISLHPFCGGATDDVRITTRYDEASATGALMGVLHETGHALYEQGRPPAWRHQPVGQARGMSLHESQSLLVEMQACRSAEFCAFLAPTLREAFAGEGPAWEAENLHRLYTRVEPGFIRVDADEVTYPAHILLRYRLETAMIAGDLAVADLPGAFNDGMKELLGLIVPDDRNGCLQDIHWPGGSFGYFPTYTLGALAAAQLFKAACAAHPGIRPALAEGDFTQLRGWLRENVHARASLMETDELLTAATGKPLGADDFLAHLRSRYLGAA; this is encoded by the coding sequence ATGCAGGCTTACGCGACGCTCACCGCCACCTTCGCCCGCCTCGGTGCGCTGGAGGATGCGAGCGGCATCCTCGGCTGGGACACGCAGACCCAGATGCCGGACGGCGCCTCCGACACCCGCGGCGAGCAACTGGCCGTGTTGAGCGTGCTCGCCCACGAGATCCTCACCGACCCGCGCAACGCCGAGCGGTTCGACGCAGCGGAGGCGGAGGGTCGCCTCGGCGAATGGGAGCGGGCCAACCTGCGCGAGATGCGCCGGGCCTATGCCCACGCGGCGGCGGTGCCGGGCGATCTGGTCGAGGCGGCCTCAAAAGCGGCGACGCGCTGCGAGATGGTCTGGCGCGAGGCGCGGCGCGATTCGGATTTCGCGCGGCTGCGTCCGCATCTCGAAGAGGTGCTGCGGCTGCGACGCCGCGTCGGCGAGGCGAAGGGGGCGGCGCTCGGCCTCGCGCCCTACGACGCGCTGCTGGACGGATACGACCCCGGCATGCGCCGGGCACGCATCGATCCGATCTTCGCGGAGTTGCGCGCCGTCCTGCCGGATCTCGTCGTCGCAGTGCGCGAACGGCAGGCGGCGGGTGCCCCTCCCCTGCCGCTGCCGGGCCCGTTTCCGGTGGCGGTCCAGCGGGAGATCGGCCTGCGGCTGATGCGGGCCGCCGGGTTCGATTTCGCGCGCGGGCGCCTCGATATCAGCCTGCACCCGTTCTGCGGTGGTGCCACCGACGACGTGCGCATCACCACCCGCTACGACGAGGCGAGCGCCACCGGGGCGCTGATGGGCGTGCTGCACGAGACCGGTCATGCGCTCTACGAACAGGGCCGCCCGCCCGCATGGCGCCACCAGCCGGTGGGGCAGGCCCGCGGCATGAGCCTGCACGAGAGCCAATCGCTGCTCGTCGAGATGCAGGCCTGCCGCTCGGCCGAATTCTGCGCCTTCCTCGCGCCGACCCTGCGCGAGGCGTTCGCCGGCGAAGGGCCGGCCTGGGAGGCGGAGAACCTGCACCGTCTCTACACCCGCGTCGAGCCGGGCTTCATCCGGGTGGATGCCGACGAGGTGACCTACCCGGCTCACATCCTGCTGCGATACCGCCTGGAGACGGCGATGATCGCGGGCGACCTCGCCGTGGCCGACCTGCCGGGTGCCTTCAACGACGGCATGAAGGAATTGCTGGGGCTCATCGTGCCCGACGACCGGAACGGCTGCCTTCAGGACATCCACTGGCCGGGCGGCAGCTTCGGCTATTTCCCGACCTATACCCTCGGCGCGCTGGCCGCAGCGCAACTCTTCAAGGCCGCCTGCGCCGCCCATCCCGGCATCCGCCCGGCGCTCGCCGAAGGAGACTTCACGCAGTTGCGCGGCTGGTTGCGGGAGAACGTCCATGCCCGCGCGAGCCTGATGGAAACCGACGAGCTGCTGACCGCCGCGACCGGAAAGCCCCTCGGGGCGGACGATTTCCTGGCGCATCTGCGCAGCCGCTATCTCGGGGCAGCGTAG
- a CDS encoding Hsp70 family protein encodes MAACGLDFGTSNTTLGIGTGARPTLVPLEGTHRTLPSAIFFAPGQEAQIGRGAIEAYVEGTPGRLMRALKSVLGSPLIEETTPVGRERIRFRDVIARYLTQVKARGEAEAGVELDTVVHGRPVHFVDNDPAADRKAEDTLRQIAESIGFRHVRFQYEPIAAALDYERTVTSEEIALIADIGGGTSDFSIVRLSPERHRRDERAEDILANDGIRIGGTDFDRNLSLGAVMPLLGLGSPMKRADLAVPNAYFHDLATWSSINRLYNPKTLREIDEVVRDAARPELVTRLRTVVEAERGHSLAMAVEGAKIAASDAGAGTVDLEWVESGLAADVDRARLAGHTDDLARRMAQRIGRCLDQAGLTADRIDALFLTGGSTGLPHVRAALTACVPGARVVDGDTFGSVGLGLTLEAARLAA; translated from the coding sequence ATGGCGGCCTGCGGCCTCGATTTCGGCACGTCCAACACCACCCTCGGGATCGGCACGGGCGCCCGCCCGACCCTGGTGCCGCTGGAGGGGACGCACCGCACCCTGCCGAGCGCGATCTTCTTCGCACCCGGCCAGGAGGCGCAAATCGGGCGAGGGGCGATCGAGGCCTATGTCGAGGGCACGCCCGGCCGGCTGATGCGGGCGCTCAAGTCCGTGCTCGGCTCCCCCCTGATCGAGGAGACCACGCCGGTCGGGCGCGAGCGCATCCGCTTCCGCGACGTCATCGCCCGCTACCTCACCCAGGTGAAGGCGCGCGGCGAGGCGGAAGCCGGCGTCGAGCTCGACACCGTGGTGCATGGACGCCCGGTCCATTTCGTCGACAACGATCCGGCCGCTGACCGCAAGGCGGAAGACACGCTGCGCCAGATCGCCGAGAGCATCGGTTTCCGCCACGTCCGCTTCCAGTACGAGCCGATCGCGGCCGCGCTCGATTACGAGCGCACGGTGACGTCGGAGGAGATCGCGCTGATCGCCGATATCGGCGGCGGCACCTCGGACTTCTCCATCGTCCGGCTCTCGCCCGAGCGGCATCGGCGCGACGAGCGGGCCGAAGACATTCTGGCCAATGACGGCATCCGCATCGGCGGCACCGATTTCGACCGGAACCTGAGCCTCGGCGCGGTGATGCCGCTCCTCGGCCTCGGGAGCCCGATGAAGCGTGCGGACCTCGCGGTGCCGAACGCCTATTTCCATGACCTCGCCACATGGTCGAGCATCAACCGGCTCTACAATCCCAAGACCCTGCGCGAGATCGACGAGGTGGTGCGCGATGCCGCCCGGCCGGAACTCGTGACCCGTTTGCGCACCGTCGTCGAAGCGGAGCGCGGGCATTCCCTCGCCATGGCGGTCGAGGGCGCCAAGATCGCCGCCTCCGATGCGGGGGCCGGCACGGTCGATCTCGAATGGGTCGAATCGGGCCTCGCGGCGGATGTCGATCGGGCACGGCTGGCCGGGCATACCGATGACCTCGCGCGTCGCATGGCGCAGCGGATCGGCCGCTGCCTCGATCAGGCCGGGCTGACGGCCGATCGGATCGACGCGCTGTTCCTCACCGGCGGCTCGACCGGTCTGCCGCATGTGCGCGCGGCGCTGACCGCCTGCGTGCCGGGCGCGCGGGTCGTCGATGGCGACACGTTCGGTTCGGTCGGCCTCGGCCTCACCCTGGAGGCGGCGCGGTTGGCGGCCTGA
- a CDS encoding RluA family pseudouridine synthase produces the protein MKGRPPHRGSGAKRGPSGFAPRAGTGPRTSAKDAAQRAARNRGEDAAERSPWDDGAATEGAPRPKRVPEAAASKPDAPRARAKAPSAKPPSPKSSFAKPSFAKSSVAKPDLAKPDPAKAPPAEAVAGPTRREQRAAASATLASGVQTLTVDPDEAGMRIDRFLGARFPQLPFTRVQSIVRKGELRVDGKRAKPSDRLEPGSSVRVPPLKLDQPTERPRSAAKIDGDAEFLRSLILYEDADMMILNKPFGLAVQGGSGTVRHVDGLLEALTGPDGQRPRLVHRLDKDTAGCLIVAKTRLAAATLAKSFRSRAARKIYWALVAGVPRTRQGRVSTYLVKDEPTDADARMRVAKHGDEGASHALTYYATVDQAAQKLAWLSLKPVTGRTHQLRAHAAHIGHPIVGDPKYFDVENWELPGGIQNRLHLLARRIVIPHPRTGQPVDVSAPLPPHMAQSWNLLGFDSARYDPIVEAPEA, from the coding sequence ATGAAGGGACGTCCACCACATCGCGGGTCCGGCGCAAAACGCGGACCCAGCGGGTTCGCGCCGCGTGCCGGCACGGGGCCGCGCACCTCCGCCAAAGACGCGGCGCAGCGCGCCGCCCGCAACCGCGGCGAGGACGCCGCCGAGCGCTCGCCCTGGGATGACGGCGCGGCGACTGAGGGCGCACCGCGCCCGAAGCGCGTGCCCGAAGCCGCCGCATCGAAGCCGGATGCGCCGCGCGCTCGCGCCAAAGCGCCGTCTGCCAAGCCCCCCTCTCCCAAGTCATCCTTCGCAAAGCCATCTTTCGCAAAGTCATCCGTGGCCAAGCCCGACCTGGCCAAGCCTGACCCGGCGAAGGCGCCGCCCGCGGAGGCCGTGGCCGGCCCGACGCGCCGCGAACAGCGGGCTGCGGCCTCGGCGACGCTGGCGAGCGGCGTGCAGACGCTGACTGTGGACCCCGACGAGGCCGGGATGCGCATCGACCGCTTTCTCGGCGCGCGCTTTCCGCAGCTTCCCTTCACCCGCGTGCAGAGCATCGTCCGCAAGGGCGAGCTGCGGGTCGATGGCAAGCGCGCCAAGCCGAGTGACCGGCTGGAGCCGGGTTCGAGCGTGCGGGTGCCGCCGCTCAAGCTCGACCAGCCGACCGAAAGGCCGCGCAGCGCCGCCAAGATCGACGGGGACGCCGAGTTTCTGCGTTCGCTGATCCTCTACGAGGATGCGGACATGATGATCCTCAACAAGCCGTTCGGCCTCGCGGTGCAAGGCGGCTCGGGCACGGTGCGCCACGTCGACGGCCTGCTGGAGGCGCTGACCGGGCCGGACGGGCAGCGCCCACGCCTCGTCCACCGCCTCGACAAGGACACGGCGGGCTGCCTGATCGTCGCCAAGACGCGTCTGGCGGCCGCGACTTTGGCTAAAAGCTTCCGCTCCCGCGCCGCGCGCAAGATCTACTGGGCGCTGGTGGCGGGCGTGCCCCGCACCCGCCAGGGCCGGGTCTCGACCTATCTCGTCAAGGACGAGCCGACCGATGCCGATGCGCGGATGCGCGTCGCCAAACACGGCGACGAGGGCGCCAGCCACGCGCTCACCTACTACGCCACGGTCGATCAGGCGGCGCAGAAGCTGGCATGGCTGTCGCTGAAACCCGTCACCGGGCGGACGCACCAGTTGCGGGCCCACGCCGCGCATATCGGCCACCCGATCGTCGGCGACCCGAAATATTTCGACGTGGAGAATTGGGAGCTGCCCGGCGGCATTCAGAACCGCCTGCACCTTCTCGCCCGCCGCATCGTGATCCCGCATCCGCGCACCGGCCAGCCGGTCGATGTCAGCGCCCCGCTGCCGCCGCACATGGCGCAGAGCTGGAACCTGCTCGGATTCGATAGCGCCCGCTACGACCCGATCGTCGAAGCGCCGGAAGCCTGA
- a CDS encoding HAD-IA family hydrolase, producing MLKLIVFDVDGTLIDSQHLIVEAQHRAFSEHGLVAPPRKEALSVVGLSLPEAFRRLVGEAGPIESLSHSYRKAFQALRIDPDYAEPLFPGMAELVERLHRRDDIQLGIATGKSRRGVDHLVDKYGWERWFATIQTADDAPSKPDPAMLLQAMAETGAEPSMTVMIGDTTFDMMMARSASVAAIGVGWGYHTPGALFSAGAVTVVDSAATLSDLFSGPLDGSQPGPVTERLATQ from the coding sequence GTGCTCAAGCTGATCGTCTTCGATGTCGATGGCACCCTCATCGACAGCCAGCACCTGATCGTGGAGGCGCAGCACCGCGCCTTCTCCGAGCATGGCCTGGTCGCGCCCCCGCGCAAGGAGGCGCTGTCCGTCGTCGGGCTGTCCCTGCCCGAAGCGTTCCGTCGCCTCGTCGGCGAGGCCGGGCCGATCGAATCGCTCTCGCACAGCTATCGCAAGGCGTTCCAGGCGCTGCGGATCGATCCCGACTATGCGGAGCCGCTGTTTCCGGGAATGGCCGAGTTGGTCGAGCGCCTGCACCGCCGCGACGACATCCAGCTCGGCATCGCGACCGGCAAGTCGCGCCGGGGCGTCGATCATCTCGTGGACAAGTATGGCTGGGAGCGCTGGTTCGCCACGATCCAGACCGCCGACGACGCCCCCTCCAAGCCCGATCCGGCCATGCTGCTTCAGGCCATGGCCGAGACCGGCGCCGAACCGTCGATGACCGTGATGATCGGCGACACGACCTTCGATATGATGATGGCCAGGAGCGCGAGCGTGGCCGCCATCGGCGTCGGCTGGGGCTACCATACCCCCGGCGCCCTGTTCAGCGCGGGTGCGGTCACGGTCGTCGATTCGGCTGCGACCTTGAGCGACCTGTTCTCCGGCCCCCTGGACGGTTCGCAGCCCGGCCCGGTGACGGAACGGCTCGCGACCCAATAG
- a CDS encoding ATP12 family protein produces MSTSGDDVTRDWLAEPGEDGKPDRVQASRAGTGPTLPKRFYAQAGLAETEGGFRLVLDGRGANTPGRRPLMVPDRVLGDALAAEWEAQVKVIDPRTMPLTRLVNTTIDGVVERRAAVAEDLAAFAGTDLVAYRAGSPERLVAVQAEAWDPLVAWVAETLGARLFLAEGVMHVEQPEGSVAALRAAIEAVDDPFRLAALHTLTTLTGSLVIALAVLHGRLSADDAWAAAHVDETYQAGVWGRDAEAEARLAHRRAEFETAAMVAQRPN; encoded by the coding sequence ATGAGCACTTCAGGCGACGACGTCACCCGTGATTGGCTGGCCGAACCCGGCGAGGACGGAAAGCCCGACCGCGTCCAGGCCTCTCGCGCCGGTACGGGGCCGACGCTGCCGAAGCGCTTCTACGCGCAGGCCGGCCTCGCGGAGACCGAGGGCGGCTTCCGCCTCGTCCTCGACGGGCGCGGTGCCAACACACCGGGCCGCCGGCCGCTGATGGTGCCCGATCGGGTGCTGGGCGACGCGCTCGCGGCGGAATGGGAGGCGCAAGTGAAAGTGATCGACCCGCGCACCATGCCGCTGACCCGCCTCGTCAACACCACGATCGACGGCGTGGTCGAGCGCCGCGCCGCGGTCGCGGAGGATCTCGCCGCCTTTGCCGGCACCGATCTCGTGGCCTACCGGGCCGGCTCGCCCGAACGCCTCGTCGCCGTTCAGGCGGAGGCCTGGGACCCGCTCGTGGCTTGGGTGGCCGAGACGCTCGGCGCGCGGCTTTTCCTCGCCGAGGGGGTGATGCATGTCGAGCAGCCGGAGGGTTCGGTCGCCGCGTTGCGCGCCGCAATCGAGGCGGTGGACGACCCGTTCCGCCTCGCGGCCCTCCACACACTCACGACACTGACCGGCTCGCTCGTGATCGCGCTCGCCGTTCTGCACGGCCGTCTGAGCGCGGACGACGCTTGGGCGGCGGCACATGTGGACGAGACCTATCAAGCGGGCGTCTGGGGGCGCGACGCGGAGGCCGAAGCGCGCCTCGCCCACCGCCGTGCGGAATTCGAGACCGCGGCGATGGTGGCGCAGCGACCCAATTGA
- a CDS encoding acyl-CoA carboxylase subunit beta — protein sequence MKDILEKLEERRAQARLGGGEKRLEAQHKRGKLTARERIELLLDHGSFEEFDMFVQHRSTDFGMEKQKIPGDGVVTGWGTVNGRTVFLFSKDFTVFGGSLSEAHAAKIVKVQDMALKMRAPIIGIFDAGGARIQEGVAALGGYGEVFRRNVAASGVIPQISVIMGPCAGGDVYSPAMTDFIFMVRDTSYMFVTGPDVVKTVTNEVVTAEELGGAKVHTSKSSIADGSFENDVEAILQIRRLLDFLPANNIEGVPEIESFDDVNRLDKSLDTLIPDNPNKPYDMGELIRRVVDEGDFFEIQAAYARNIITGFGRVEGRTVGFVANQPLVLAGVLDSDASRKAARFVRFCNAFSIPIVTFVDVPGFLPGTAQEYGGLIKHGAKLLFAYSQATVPLVTIITRKAFGGAYDVMASKHVGADLNYAWPTAQIAVMGAKGAVEIIFRAEIGDADKIAERTKEYEDRFLSPFVAAERGYIDEVIMPHSTRKRIARALGMLRTKEMEQPWKKHDNIPL from the coding sequence ATGAAGGACATTCTCGAGAAGCTTGAGGAGCGTCGCGCACAGGCCCGTCTCGGCGGCGGGGAAAAGCGGCTCGAGGCGCAGCACAAGCGCGGCAAGCTCACGGCGCGCGAGCGCATCGAACTCCTGCTCGACCATGGGTCGTTCGAGGAGTTCGACATGTTCGTGCAGCACCGCTCCACCGATTTCGGCATGGAGAAGCAGAAGATCCCCGGCGACGGCGTCGTCACCGGCTGGGGCACCGTGAACGGGCGCACCGTCTTCCTGTTCTCGAAGGACTTCACGGTGTTCGGCGGCTCGCTCTCCGAGGCGCACGCGGCCAAGATCGTCAAGGTTCAGGATATGGCGCTGAAGATGCGCGCGCCGATCATCGGCATCTTCGATGCCGGCGGCGCCCGCATCCAAGAGGGCGTGGCGGCGCTCGGCGGCTACGGCGAGGTGTTCCGCCGCAACGTCGCGGCGTCCGGCGTGATCCCGCAGATCTCGGTCATCATGGGGCCGTGCGCGGGCGGCGACGTCTACTCGCCGGCCATGACCGACTTCATCTTCATGGTGCGCGATACGAGCTACATGTTCGTGACCGGCCCCGACGTGGTGAAGACCGTCACCAACGAGGTCGTGACCGCCGAGGAACTCGGTGGCGCCAAGGTCCACACCTCGAAGTCCTCGATCGCCGACGGTTCGTTCGAGAACGATGTCGAGGCGATCCTCCAGATCCGCCGGTTGCTCGACTTCCTGCCCGCCAACAACATCGAGGGCGTGCCGGAGATCGAGAGCTTCGACGACGTCAACCGCCTCGACAAGTCGCTCGACACGCTGATCCCGGACAACCCGAACAAGCCCTACGACATGGGCGAGCTGATCCGCCGCGTCGTGGACGAGGGCGACTTCTTCGAGATCCAGGCGGCCTATGCCCGCAACATCATCACCGGCTTCGGCCGCGTCGAGGGCCGTACCGTCGGTTTCGTCGCCAACCAGCCGCTTGTGCTGGCCGGCGTGCTCGATTCGGACGCCTCCCGCAAGGCGGCCCGCTTCGTGCGCTTCTGCAACGCCTTCTCGATCCCGATCGTCACCTTCGTCGACGTTCCGGGCTTCCTGCCGGGCACGGCGCAGGAATATGGCGGCCTGATCAAGCACGGCGCCAAGCTGCTCTTCGCCTACAGCCAGGCAACGGTGCCGCTCGTCACCATCATCACCCGCAAGGCCTTCGGCGGCGCCTATGACGTCATGGCCTCCAAGCATGTCGGCGCCGACCTGAACTACGCGTGGCCGACGGCGCAGATCGCGGTGATGGGCGCCAAGGGAGCGGTCGAGATCATCTTCCGCGCCGAGATCGGCGATGCGGACAAGATCGCCGAGCGGACGAAGGAATATGAGGACCGCTTCCTATCGCCCTTCGTGGCAGCCGAGCGCGGCTACATCGACGAGGTGATCATGCCCCACTCCACCCGCAAGCGGATCGCCCGGGCGCTCGGGATGCTGCGCACCAAGGAGATGGAGCAGCCCTGGAAGAAGCACGACAACATCCCGCTCTGA
- a CDS encoding TerB family tellurite resistance protein encodes MPILIIFTAVIVSVLIWLLRAHYAVKQLKEIDQDTKGLQRKAKSAFANFVGTPLQRVNDVRLAAVILMIQIVRTGSPITASEKTRILELMEKPLEIQTISATFERAWRYTQERLPFSLVADPLLPLFREKLTGEERMQLVDMLTKVASAHSAPSELQREALTRLKRRLIAGKPELATSRAGNFG; translated from the coding sequence TTGCCGATCCTCATCATTTTCACCGCCGTCATCGTCAGCGTTTTGATCTGGCTTCTGCGGGCCCATTACGCGGTCAAGCAGCTCAAAGAAATCGATCAGGACACCAAGGGACTTCAGCGCAAGGCGAAGTCGGCCTTCGCGAATTTCGTCGGGACACCGTTGCAGCGGGTGAACGACGTGCGGCTCGCAGCCGTCATCCTGATGATCCAGATCGTGCGGACCGGCAGCCCGATCACGGCGTCCGAGAAGACCCGCATCCTCGAACTCATGGAAAAGCCGCTGGAGATCCAGACGATCTCCGCGACCTTCGAGCGGGCGTGGCGCTACACGCAGGAGCGCCTCCCGTTCTCACTCGTCGCCGACCCGCTGCTGCCGCTGTTTCGCGAAAAGCTGACGGGCGAGGAGCGGATGCAACTCGTCGACATGCTGACGAAGGTCGCCTCCGCCCATTCCGCTCCGAGCGAGCTGCAGCGCGAGGCACTGACGCGGCTCAAGCGTCGGCTGATCGCCGGCAAGCCGGAATTGGCGACAAGCCGCGCCGGCAACTTCGGATAG
- a CDS encoding TetR/AcrR family transcriptional regulator, translating to MQASPFITDELSAETPTPRQQAVLDAALALMVDGRDPLTMDAVARRASCSKETLYRWFGDRDGLLTATVRWQASRVHAGRYVVSGLDAVALRKNLLDFAESWLAVIASPTSVALNRIAIADAGSRKSNLGGIVLANGRFAIGERVKPVLEAGRAAGLLAFDDSEAAFRTFFGLVGRDIQIRLLLGGALDLDAAGIRSDAARAVEQFLALYGRAKP from the coding sequence ATGCAGGCGAGCCCCTTCATCACCGACGAGCTTTCGGCCGAAACACCCACCCCGCGCCAGCAGGCAGTGCTGGATGCCGCGTTGGCGCTGATGGTCGATGGACGTGATCCGCTCACCATGGACGCGGTGGCGCGCCGGGCGAGCTGCTCGAAAGAGACGCTCTATCGCTGGTTCGGCGACCGTGACGGCCTGCTCACCGCGACCGTGCGCTGGCAGGCCTCGCGCGTCCATGCCGGCCGCTACGTCGTGAGCGGGCTGGATGCCGTCGCCTTGCGCAAGAATCTCCTCGATTTCGCCGAGAGCTGGCTCGCGGTCATTGCCAGCCCGACCTCGGTCGCGCTCAACCGCATCGCCATCGCCGATGCGGGGTCCCGCAAGAGCAATCTCGGCGGCATCGTGCTGGCCAACGGCCGCTTCGCCATCGGCGAGCGGGTGAAGCCGGTGTTGGAGGCGGGCCGCGCGGCCGGACTTCTCGCCTTCGATGACAGCGAGGCGGCCTTCCGGACCTTCTTCGGTCTGGTCGGCCGCGATATTCAGATCCGACTTCTTCTCGGCGGCGCGCTCGATCTCGACGCCGCCGGGATCCGGAGCGACGCGGCCCGTGCCGTCGAGCAGTTCCTGGCCCTTTACGGCCGGGCGAAACCCTGA